Proteins from one Bacteroidales bacterium genomic window:
- a CDS encoding type IV secretory system conjugative DNA transfer family protein — protein sequence MEHIINYFQQLTLVSKLILTVVVLVVSLLQFLVLSYKIKLYLRILLILLIQILVYLFFNVFFTYSLPLHLAIFILACLLSIIFLILTETNFLNDAGKTDPIWSVKFPIRNSSPLIMQNIKRGIAIFGSAGSGKTESGFVPILKHAGERNIPCLCYDYKNGEITEIAHFFFQNSTIKQATIIPHSPMYSDRVNPFLPKYIPTEQHLRQQTKLIFANLKKVDNVKESGSSFFDKIPEPTLAAVIWRLKVDYPEMCTLPHAVALCLVKTPTEIVDFISENPYSRAIGSPLIDSLISENQVAGVKASLSLPLTDLALPTIFWVMSANDVDLDINNPENPTFLSIVNDPRLERINAPFISVIISTAINSMQIRNRPASFLLFDEGTTFYIDGISKIPATMRSYNIATVFSTQDRALARENYGDVITSSLLANLSYQMIGKANDPDSVRYYKNISEEIEKRTISRSFTNSVIGGDTRTSEGTRETSKYKNQDFTGLTQGQFFVFADGKDKLYNFDLYPFKRLELKVKHHITEKDLNDNFNRIMNEVKNL from the coding sequence ATGGAACACATAATTAATTATTTTCAACAGCTTACGCTTGTTTCAAAGCTTATTTTAACTGTGGTTGTTTTGGTTGTTTCATTGCTTCAATTCCTGGTACTTTCCTATAAGATTAAGCTATACTTGAGAATTCTACTAATTCTCCTCATTCAGATCCTTGTTTACTTGTTTTTTAACGTTTTTTTCACTTACAGTCTGCCACTACATCTGGCAATTTTTATTTTGGCTTGCCTTCTTTCAATTATCTTTTTAATATTAACCGAAACCAATTTCCTGAATGATGCAGGGAAAACAGACCCCATTTGGAGTGTAAAGTTTCCAATAAGAAACTCTTCTCCGCTTATAATGCAGAATATAAAAAGGGGAATAGCCATTTTCGGTAGTGCTGGTAGTGGAAAAACAGAAAGTGGGTTTGTCCCAATTCTTAAACATGCCGGAGAAAGAAACATTCCCTGTCTTTGTTATGATTACAAAAATGGGGAGATAACAGAAATAGCCCATTTTTTCTTTCAGAATTCCACAATAAAACAGGCAACTATTATACCACACTCACCAATGTATTCGGATCGGGTAAACCCGTTTCTCCCAAAGTACATACCAACTGAGCAGCACCTTAGACAACAGACGAAGCTTATCTTTGCAAATCTAAAGAAAGTAGACAACGTTAAGGAATCAGGAAGCAGTTTCTTTGACAAAATCCCAGAGCCGACACTTGCAGCTGTTATTTGGCGGCTTAAGGTAGATTACCCTGAAATGTGTACTCTCCCTCACGCCGTTGCTTTGTGCCTCGTGAAAACGCCAACAGAAATTGTTGACTTTATCTCAGAAAATCCATATTCAAGAGCAATAGGATCTCCGCTGATTGATTCCCTTATCTCTGAAAATCAGGTGGCAGGTGTTAAGGCTTCTCTCTCGCTACCTTTAACTGATCTTGCTCTTCCCACAATATTTTGGGTGATGAGTGCAAACGACGTGGATCTTGACATAAACAATCCAGAGAACCCGACATTTTTAAGCATCGTAAATGATCCAAGGCTTGAAAGAATAAATGCACCGTTTATTTCAGTAATAATAAGCACAGCAATAAATAGTATGCAGATCAGGAACCGGCCAGCAAGTTTCCTACTGTTTGATGAAGGAACTACTTTTTATATTGATGGAATTTCAAAGATCCCAGCAACGATGAGAAGCTATAATATTGCTACAGTATTTTCTACACAGGATAGGGCACTGGCAAGAGAAAATTATGGGGATGTTATTACAAGCTCGCTTCTAGCAAACCTTTCATATCAAATGATTGGAAAAGCTAATGACCCTGATAGTGTAAGATACTACAAAAACATAAGCGAGGAAATTGAGAAAAGAACTATTTCCAGATCCTTTACTAATTCCGTTATTGGCGGTGATACCAGAACATCGGAGGGAACAAGGGAAACATCCAAATATAAGAACCAAGATTTCACCGGGTTAACGCAGGGACAATTCTTTGTTTTTGCTGACGGTAAAGACAAACTCTATAATTTTGACCTTTATCCTTTTAAAAGATTGGAGTTAAAAGTGAAACATCATATCACTGAAAAGGATCTGAACGATAATTTTAATCGGATAATGAATGAGGTGAAGAACCTATAA
- a CDS encoding mobilization protein: MYVKIHSSKKDNNRGSCNDLINYLEKENQEKDIFSQEKFFDQNTSDVSFCTAQSTIDNNKGKLGKDEIKFYMITVNPSKEELKHICKTVSGRDIKNISQLTSIEFKRYKEAIKDYTRVVMDQYANNFNRGISGNDLVYFGKVEHSRYYGRDSAEVKEGLYKAGDMKEGLQTHVHIVVSRMDRSRKIRLSPMANAKNSKNILNGKEVQIGFDRMKFVQNCEKSFDTNFDYKRLQHHKFSHYHTMKNRMRSIAKSLTMSIARDVPLVKEYNKASQVVNTVSNMANAKDPLDALSAVFKQVPGAKECMKAINYAYNPSKIVLDIGKKVLTTTLNTGL; this comes from the coding sequence ATGTACGTTAAGATCCATTCATCAAAAAAGGATAATAACAGGGGTAGTTGCAACGACCTGATTAATTATTTGGAGAAGGAGAACCAGGAGAAGGATATCTTCAGTCAGGAGAAATTTTTTGATCAAAACACAAGCGATGTTTCTTTTTGTACAGCTCAAAGCACAATCGATAATAACAAAGGAAAGCTTGGGAAAGATGAAATCAAGTTTTATATGATTACAGTTAATCCCAGCAAGGAAGAATTGAAGCACATCTGTAAAACTGTATCCGGGAGAGATATAAAGAACATCTCACAACTAACCTCTATCGAGTTTAAGCGTTACAAAGAAGCTATTAAAGACTACACAAGGGTTGTCATGGATCAGTACGCTAATAATTTTAACAGAGGAATATCCGGAAACGACCTTGTTTATTTTGGGAAAGTCGAACATTCCCGGTATTATGGCAGAGATTCTGCGGAAGTGAAGGAGGGTTTGTATAAAGCGGGAGATATGAAGGAGGGACTACAAACTCATGTTCACATTGTTGTCTCAAGAATGGATCGATCCAGGAAGATTCGCTTAAGTCCCATGGCAAATGCAAAGAACTCTAAGAATATCCTAAATGGTAAAGAGGTCCAGATTGGATTTGACAGGATGAAATTTGTTCAAAACTGCGAAAAAAGTTTTGATACAAATTTCGATTATAAGAGGTTACAGCATCATAAATTTTCTCATTATCACACAATGAAGAATCGAATGAGGAGTATCGCAAAAAGTCTTACAATGAGTATCGCAAGAGATGTCCCTCTGGTAAAAGAATATAATAAAGCTTCACAGGTAGTAAATACAGTTTCAAACATGGCAAATGCAAAAGATCCCCTCGACGCACTCTCGGCAGTTTTTAAACAAGTACCGGGAGCCAAAGAGTGTATGAAAGCAATTAATTATGCCTACAACCCATCAAAGATAGTCCTGGATATTGGCAAAAAGGTTTTAACAACGACCTTGAATACAGGTCTTTAA
- a CDS encoding recombinase family protein, which yields MIFGYARVSTKEQNLNLQIDALKKAGSDKIFQEKVSGRSPKRPELLKLLEQIRPGDTLIVFSVDRLGRTTRELIILLNDFKEKDITFKSLSEGIFDTSSPMGEAIFQIIAILKTMEVNVLRERTIKGIEAARARGMKGGRPAGSYNKKKASAVVALYNQKNTINFIEDNLNISRSTIYQYLRNEGVIVNGFTKSR from the coding sequence ATGATTTTTGGGTATGCCCGGGTTTCTACTAAGGAACAGAATTTGAATTTGCAAATCGATGCTCTTAAAAAAGCCGGTTCGGACAAGATCTTTCAGGAGAAAGTTTCCGGTAGATCTCCAAAAAGGCCCGAACTTTTAAAACTACTTGAACAAATCAGACCTGGTGACACTTTAATAGTTTTTAGTGTAGACAGATTGGGCCGAACTACGAGAGAACTGATAATCCTATTAAATGATTTTAAAGAGAAGGACATAACATTTAAAAGTTTATCTGAGGGGATTTTTGATACATCAAGCCCAATGGGAGAGGCAATATTTCAAATTATTGCCATTCTTAAAACTATGGAAGTAAACGTGCTAAGAGAAAGAACAATTAAAGGAATAGAAGCAGCCAGGGCACGAGGTATGAAGGGAGGAAGACCGGCCGGATCTTACAACAAAAAGAAAGCTTCTGCTGTTGTTGCGCTCTATAATCAGAAAAATACAATTAATTTTATTGAGGATAATCTAAATATAAGCAGATCAACAATATATCAATATCTCAGAAATGAGGGTGTAATAGTTAATGGTTTTACAAAAAGCAGGTAA
- a CDS encoding DGQHR domain-containing protein, with translation MTSNNNFITAKRVIQNNQEFLIGTFQIRQIRNFTKYTQHLIVGFEEVDGDQKVFENQNQIKPIYNPEIQRRTNSSKVERIADFLTSDPNAMFPTNIVIAIPSQVIDDFSDEDGTIKLTLNQIVKAELEKEDGTVYLTIIDGQHRIKGIERAIERLNSEINDLSQVLKSSTNDVLIKKLEYQQKLLDRLLSFELLVTFFIDPTLEYQAMIFSTINKTQTKVPENLVYSLYGLTKDDSPQKTSLEVVLALNGIENSPFFNRIKLVGGNYKKGLIVPLSQATMVKSILNDISNNSREAETDRFKKRTELKVNPKNLTFRKYYANNQDYMIVRILYSYFNAVRNSFIDQNGNSFWEINTDGNISNILHTNVGFQALLKVLFDLLKIIPEEKRDDKTTYEAYLSKAQKINWADTGEQKRYPFTSGTINLLYSDIITMILK, from the coding sequence ATGACCTCAAATAACAATTTTATAACTGCAAAACGAGTTATTCAGAATAACCAAGAGTTCCTGATTGGTACTTTCCAAATTCGGCAAATAAGAAACTTTACTAAATATACTCAACATTTAATTGTTGGATTTGAGGAGGTTGATGGTGATCAAAAAGTATTTGAGAATCAGAATCAAATAAAGCCTATATACAATCCTGAAATACAAAGGAGAACTAATAGTAGTAAAGTGGAAAGAATTGCAGACTTTTTAACTAGTGATCCTAATGCAATGTTTCCAACTAATATTGTAATTGCTATACCGAGTCAGGTAATTGATGATTTCAGTGATGAAGATGGAACCATAAAGTTGACTCTAAATCAGATTGTAAAGGCCGAACTTGAAAAAGAAGATGGTACGGTATATCTTACCATAATAGATGGACAACATAGGATTAAAGGGATTGAAAGAGCAATTGAAAGGCTTAATTCTGAGATAAACGATCTTTCACAAGTACTAAAATCGAGTACAAATGATGTTTTAATAAAAAAACTTGAGTATCAGCAAAAACTATTGGATAGGTTATTAAGTTTTGAACTTTTGGTTACATTCTTTATTGATCCAACATTAGAATATCAAGCTATGATATTTTCCACTATTAATAAAACTCAAACAAAAGTGCCTGAGAACTTAGTGTATAGCCTATATGGGTTAACTAAAGATGATTCTCCTCAAAAAACTTCATTAGAAGTAGTTCTTGCATTAAATGGAATTGAAAACTCTCCATTTTTTAATAGAATTAAATTAGTAGGTGGTAATTATAAGAAAGGGTTGATCGTTCCTTTATCCCAAGCTACTATGGTAAAATCTATTTTAAATGACATTTCAAATAACTCCAGAGAAGCAGAGACAGATCGATTTAAAAAGAGGACAGAGTTAAAAGTAAATCCCAAAAACCTAACATTTAGAAAATATTATGCTAATAATCAGGATTATATGATTGTTCGGATACTATACTCATATTTTAATGCTGTAAGAAACTCCTTTATAGATCAAAATGGAAATTCATTTTGGGAAATAAATACTGATGGTAATATTTCAAACATCTTACATACAAATGTAGGTTTTCAGGCTTTACTTAAAGTTTTATTTGATTTATTAAAGATTATTCCAGAGGAAAAAAGAGATGATAAAACAACATACGAAGCTTATTTGTCAAAAGCACAAAAGATTAATTGGGCAGATACAGGTGAACAGAAGAGATATCCATTTACCAGTGGAACAATAAATCTTTTATATTCAGATATTATAACGATGATACTGAAATGA
- a CDS encoding AAA family ATPase has product MIIRRIEIENFLSYYGKNNFEFEIGPSIIIGQNNTGKSKLFDAFNWVLFDRAYKTEIEKWECTKDWGKEIINNLAKKECKAGGTAETSVSILFNDEEENKYYLTREFRIKKNNDKTWEIPRNSELSLSITEAITGNSKNYYENDAEEYLKSIFPENLSKYFLFQGESISQIMSLNSRSAFSKALTDLSRIEVFESAKRYTEKVVKICKKEFEEKEDSDKALQTKKNDLSLDIQKFKIDLGDQDDLFNNKCRERDIAKTVFDKKSDELKKYEECAKILREIDYLQSQWQQRNELRQAIVDSQKREIFDRWMYAGTENILKSFLDFYKRNKTDKKIPEPIRQEFIKEMLEDKKCKVCLTLAPLGSREYKNIQSHLSDKSLDKETELINQLSMVADNMQDKVNNIVSELQKYYEKLEKIDEEIKTLMKRKKLKMMN; this is encoded by the coding sequence ATGATCATAAGAAGAATTGAAATAGAAAATTTTCTTTCCTATTATGGGAAGAATAATTTCGAATTCGAGATTGGACCATCAATTATAATCGGCCAGAATAATACGGGGAAATCAAAACTGTTTGATGCTTTTAATTGGGTTCTTTTTGATCGTGCTTATAAGACAGAGATTGAGAAATGGGAGTGTACAAAGGATTGGGGGAAAGAGATTATAAATAATCTTGCTAAAAAAGAATGCAAAGCTGGAGGAACAGCTGAAACTTCAGTAAGTATACTATTTAATGATGAGGAAGAGAATAAATACTATTTAACTCGAGAATTCAGAATCAAAAAAAACAATGATAAAACTTGGGAAATTCCCAGAAATAGTGAACTATCATTAAGTATTACTGAGGCTATAACAGGAAACAGTAAGAATTATTATGAAAATGATGCTGAGGAATATTTGAAATCTATATTTCCGGAAAACCTTTCAAAATATTTTCTTTTCCAAGGTGAAAGTATAAGTCAGATAATGAGTTTGAATAGTCGATCAGCATTTTCTAAAGCTCTGACTGATTTGTCAAGAATAGAGGTTTTTGAGAGTGCAAAAAGGTATACAGAGAAGGTTGTTAAAATCTGTAAAAAAGAATTTGAAGAGAAGGAAGATTCAGATAAAGCGCTGCAAACAAAAAAGAATGACTTGTCCTTAGATATTCAAAAATTTAAAATAGACCTTGGTGATCAAGATGATCTCTTTAATAATAAATGCCGAGAAAGAGACATCGCAAAAACAGTTTTTGACAAAAAAAGTGATGAACTTAAAAAATATGAGGAGTGTGCCAAAATTCTACGAGAGATTGATTATTTGCAGAGCCAGTGGCAGCAAAGAAATGAACTCCGCCAAGCAATAGTTGATTCTCAGAAAAGGGAAATTTTTGATCGTTGGATGTATGCTGGTACTGAAAACATATTAAAATCCTTTCTAGATTTTTATAAAAGAAATAAAACTGACAAAAAAATTCCGGAACCTATCCGACAAGAATTTATAAAAGAAATGCTTGAGGATAAAAAATGTAAAGTCTGCCTCACCTTGGCACCATTAGGTTCTAGGGAGTATAAAAATATTCAAAGCCATTTAAGTGATAAATCACTTGATAAAGAAACTGAACTAATAAATCAGTTGAGTATGGTTGCGGATAATATGCAGGACAAAGTAAATAATATAGTCTCTGAACTACAGAAATATTACGAAAAATTGGAAAAAATTGATGAGGAGATTAAAACTTTAATGAAAAGAAAAAAGCTAAAGATGATGAATTAA
- a CDS encoding DEAD/DEAH box helicase family protein, producing the protein MLKDVPFNIVYTTGEFEPAEFFLDGLLESNQFDLALGYFSSSGIQALSLGFAYFIYNGGTMRVLINDTLSFKDKEAILHGIADPTPEMLGFEEEITRDVLKLAEVLSKFDLHFFKCLSWLISTKRIEFKAIVPLNESIGIAHHKFGIFKDKNRNKIAFTGSTNFSRQALFNNLESISCFKSWTEEKTENERLNYYDKLFSKIWDGLSTATKLIPIEKVKTIITNNFQVNNIDELIEEEINLIEDFRSRGITSPSLAYKLSILLDRFKKEELHPHFPDHKEPWSYQNEALSNWEKAGNVGFFEMATGTGKTITALNCALKLYNIEKQIQVLVLVPTITLAEQWKTEIEAFRFDNIIIANSRNPNWAEIIIQQINKSLLTSSSSFIITTYATFNLPRFQAVITRLSPSTLIIADEAHNLGTFKTQKNFPLKFKRRIGLSATPERHFDDDGTKSILSFFNALEKPTFEFSMQEAIDKDFLCKYYYYPKVVELTDIELEEYIRISKKLLKFFNSTRKDFINNPIVSALLLKRKRIIHKAQRKLQVFRECLEQILLLKGKINFTLVYVPEGKSNSIDQEDRILINEYSNVLSNEFGIKQHQFIGATKDREEILSQFALGKIHVLTAMKCLDEGIDVKRTEAAIFCASTSNPRQFIQRRGRILRKHPDKKIAYIYDMIVVPELSEVNFSYSIGMERTILQNELNRVREFASMAENKWQALKSLEEVASLYNIDIFST; encoded by the coding sequence ATGTTAAAAGATGTCCCTTTTAATATTGTCTATACAACTGGAGAATTTGAACCTGCAGAATTCTTCTTAGATGGTCTATTAGAAAGTAATCAATTTGATCTTGCTTTGGGTTATTTTAGTTCTTCAGGAATTCAGGCACTTTCATTGGGTTTTGCATATTTTATCTATAATGGAGGCACGATGAGAGTACTAATTAATGATACTCTCTCATTTAAAGATAAAGAAGCAATTCTACATGGCATTGCTGATCCGACTCCAGAAATGCTTGGTTTTGAAGAGGAGATTACTAGGGATGTTTTGAAACTTGCTGAAGTACTATCGAAATTTGATTTGCACTTTTTTAAATGCCTTTCTTGGTTGATTTCGACAAAAAGAATTGAATTTAAGGCCATTGTACCATTAAACGAATCGATTGGAATTGCCCATCATAAATTTGGGATTTTCAAGGATAAAAATAGAAACAAAATTGCATTCACTGGGTCTACTAATTTTTCCCGGCAAGCTTTATTTAATAACTTAGAGTCAATAAGTTGCTTTAAATCTTGGACAGAGGAAAAAACAGAAAATGAAAGATTGAATTATTATGATAAACTTTTTTCCAAAATCTGGGATGGTCTGTCCACGGCAACAAAATTGATCCCAATTGAAAAGGTTAAGACTATTATTACAAATAATTTTCAAGTTAATAACATTGACGAATTGATCGAAGAGGAAATTAATCTAATTGAAGATTTTAGGAGCAGGGGAATTACATCACCTTCACTTGCTTACAAGCTTAGTATATTATTGGACCGCTTTAAAAAGGAAGAATTACATCCTCATTTTCCAGATCATAAAGAACCTTGGAGTTATCAAAATGAGGCCCTTTCGAATTGGGAAAAGGCTGGAAATGTTGGGTTTTTCGAAATGGCAACAGGAACTGGAAAGACCATAACTGCATTGAATTGTGCACTAAAGTTATATAACATTGAAAAGCAAATACAAGTATTAGTCTTAGTTCCCACAATTACTCTAGCTGAACAATGGAAAACAGAAATTGAGGCTTTTAGATTTGATAATATTATTATCGCTAACAGTAGAAATCCAAACTGGGCTGAAATTATTATTCAGCAAATCAATAAGTCTCTTCTAACTTCCTCCTCCTCATTTATTATTACGACTTATGCCACTTTTAACCTTCCAAGATTTCAAGCAGTTATTACTCGATTATCACCATCTACGTTAATAATTGCAGATGAAGCTCATAACCTAGGAACATTTAAAACACAAAAGAATTTTCCACTCAAGTTTAAACGACGAATTGGATTATCTGCAACACCAGAAAGGCATTTTGATGATGATGGTACTAAAAGCATTCTTTCTTTTTTTAACGCTCTTGAAAAACCGACATTTGAATTTAGTATGCAGGAGGCTATTGATAAGGACTTTCTTTGTAAATATTACTATTACCCTAAAGTAGTTGAACTTACCGACATTGAACTAGAGGAATATATTAGAATCTCAAAGAAACTCTTAAAGTTCTTTAACTCAACAAGAAAGGATTTTATTAATAATCCCATAGTTAGTGCTTTGTTGTTAAAAAGAAAAAGAATTATTCATAAAGCTCAAAGAAAGCTTCAGGTATTTCGCGAGTGTTTGGAACAAATCTTACTTTTAAAAGGGAAGATTAACTTTACATTAGTCTATGTACCAGAAGGAAAGTCTAATTCAATAGATCAGGAGGATAGAATTTTGATAAATGAATATTCAAATGTATTATCAAATGAGTTTGGAATTAAGCAACATCAGTTTATTGGGGCAACAAAAGATAGAGAGGAAATTCTAAGTCAGTTTGCTTTAGGGAAGATTCATGTTTTGACAGCTATGAAATGCCTGGATGAAGGAATTGACGTAAAACGTACTGAAGCCGCAATTTTTTGCGCAAGCACTAGTAATCCAAGGCAATTTATTCAGAGAAGGGGAAGAATCTTGAGAAAACATCCTGATAAAAAGATAGCATATATTTATGATATGATAGTAGTCCCGGAGCTTAGTGAGGTGAATTTTTCTTATAGTATTGGAATGGAACGTACTATTCTGCAGAATGAATTGAATCGGGTTAGAGAATTTGCGTCAATGGCTGAAAACAAATGGCAGGCGTTGAAGTCCTTGGAGGAAGTAGCATCTTTATATAACATTGATATATTTTCAACATAA
- a CDS encoding DndE family protein: MFTHIKTSKKNKLIVTDLSRKLNLGTENIVARIAFAYSISKDRKFTVIEIKDSQGKEYSKNVLFGNNYPFYLALLCTHYGIHKTNRDIPKYFKIHIDDGLELLDQELKSNPNLNGFDFITEKIENGLAEINF, translated from the coding sequence ATGTTTACTCATATAAAGACATCAAAAAAGAATAAGTTAATAGTTACTGACCTTAGCCGTAAGCTAAATCTGGGGACAGAGAATATTGTTGCTAGAATCGCCTTTGCTTATTCAATTTCAAAAGATAGAAAATTTACTGTTATTGAGATAAAAGATTCTCAAGGTAAGGAATACAGCAAAAATGTTCTTTTTGGGAACAACTATCCATTTTATTTAGCACTTCTATGTACACACTATGGAATACATAAAACCAATCGAGATATTCCAAAATATTTTAAGATACATATTGATGATGGTCTAGAACTTTTAGATCAAGAACTTAAATCAAATCCGAATTTAAATGGATTTGATTTTATAACTGAGAAAATAGAAAATGGATTGGCTGAAATAAATTTTTAG
- a CDS encoding AAA family ATPase has protein sequence MFINDIILRNFRIYKGDHRISFEPGNKKNVYVISGDNGFGKTTILTSLVWCLYGKLMGDVDEKFKREIADSLGYKNFAITNLNKSLLLKSSLYEIGDDEKNSIIKNGYLNLDPLHSEFKAYNEYSVSVVLSGVFLPTVQCDKLTITRSYDVFLGKESISILVDGKENELTKEVGPEIFINDFILSREIAKFFFFDSEKIVSLAEMKSIEDKRKLSIAYSEVLGIKKYEDLKNNLENLRIKFRRKSADLNDRNKLNKLLKECEDLEKLMDLLKNKQINNDVEILNKRQISEQYQEKLIREGNGISVEDLIKAKALKDELKSKDIQIKNKLKELLELAPFAIAGKKFINTYNQVILEKSNIQGNYDNTKLNDRIKKIQKELSKRLKNKSNGFNNTKVSKIIEEVFNDYLFANSPAHENTSSLLDFTSNESEEFKSIYENIKFSYNHIFRQLVKDDKNNKIFLSKTVRKISMAESNENDLLIKEIRSAKAKVDKGILDLEKDNRKISEDIGSFQRELTIKNKLKAELSKKVSVDESDKLKDETAARLIIELDEFLVRLKTEKKGSLEFNIKHELNRLMHKSDFIDSVVADIKGDIIDINLFDKEKIEIKKEKLSKGEQQLYATAILKALVDESEIKFPIFIDSPLQKFDKKHSNKIVTEFYPSISEQVVVFPLLGKELSADEYSALLPCVQGAYVIQNQLNYSLIQEIVPETLFNNIQEIHVYSYKDIKKE, from the coding sequence ATGTTTATTAATGATATAATATTAAGGAATTTTAGGATATACAAGGGGGATCATCGAATTTCATTTGAACCCGGAAACAAGAAAAATGTATATGTAATTTCGGGAGATAATGGATTTGGGAAAACAACCATCTTAACCTCACTAGTTTGGTGTTTGTATGGTAAATTAATGGGTGATGTTGATGAGAAATTTAAAAGAGAAATTGCTGACTCCCTAGGTTATAAGAATTTTGCTATTACAAATTTAAATAAATCACTTTTACTCAAAAGTAGTCTTTATGAAATAGGGGATGATGAAAAAAATAGCATAATTAAAAATGGATATTTAAATTTAGACCCTCTTCATTCAGAATTTAAAGCTTACAACGAATATTCGGTTTCTGTTGTACTTTCTGGTGTTTTTCTTCCCACTGTACAATGTGACAAACTTACAATAACTCGTTCATACGATGTTTTTCTAGGAAAGGAATCTATATCAATCTTAGTCGACGGTAAGGAGAACGAATTAACAAAAGAGGTAGGTCCGGAAATATTTATAAATGATTTTATTCTTTCAAGGGAGATTGCTAAGTTTTTCTTTTTTGACTCAGAAAAAATTGTATCATTAGCTGAAATGAAATCTATTGAAGATAAAAGGAAATTAAGTATTGCTTATAGTGAAGTTTTAGGGATTAAGAAATACGAGGATTTGAAAAATAACTTGGAAAATCTGAGGATAAAATTTCGACGGAAATCTGCTGATTTGAATGACCGTAATAAATTAAATAAACTACTGAAGGAGTGTGAAGATCTGGAGAAGCTTATGGATCTTTTAAAAAATAAGCAAATTAATAATGATGTTGAAATATTAAATAAGCGCCAAATTTCTGAACAATATCAAGAAAAATTAATTCGCGAGGGGAATGGGATAAGCGTTGAAGATCTGATAAAAGCAAAAGCTTTAAAAGATGAACTGAAATCGAAAGATATTCAAATTAAAAATAAACTTAAGGAATTGTTGGAACTAGCCCCATTTGCTATTGCCGGTAAAAAATTTATCAATACGTATAATCAAGTTATTCTTGAAAAATCTAATATTCAGGGTAATTATGATAATACCAAACTCAATGATAGGATTAAAAAAATTCAAAAAGAATTAAGTAAACGACTCAAAAATAAGTCAAATGGGTTTAATAACACCAAGGTGTCTAAAATAATCGAGGAAGTTTTCAACGATTATCTGTTTGCGAATAGCCCAGCCCATGAGAATACTTCTTCACTCTTAGATTTCACTTCTAATGAGTCTGAAGAATTCAAATCGATTTATGAGAATATTAAGTTTTCTTATAATCACATATTCAGGCAGTTGGTCAAAGATGATAAGAATAATAAAATATTTCTTTCTAAGACAGTTCGAAAAATTTCTATGGCAGAATCAAATGAAAATGATTTATTAATAAAAGAAATACGTTCTGCAAAAGCAAAAGTTGATAAAGGGATTCTAGATCTTGAGAAGGATAATCGAAAAATTTCGGAGGATATTGGCAGTTTTCAAAGAGAACTTACAATTAAGAATAAACTAAAAGCTGAATTATCTAAAAAAGTGAGTGTTGATGAGAGTGATAAGTTAAAAGATGAAACTGCTGCAAGATTGATCATTGAGTTGGATGAATTCTTAGTCAGATTAAAAACTGAGAAAAAAGGTTCATTAGAATTTAATATAAAGCATGAACTTAATCGACTCATGCATAAGTCTGATTTTATTGATAGTGTAGTTGCCGATATAAAAGGAGATATTATCGATATCAATTTATTCGACAAGGAGAAAATTGAAATTAAAAAAGAAAAACTCTCCAAGGGTGAACAACAACTTTATGCCACAGCAATACTTAAAGCACTTGTTGATGAATCTGAAATTAAGTTTCCTATTTTCATTGATAGTCCACTCCAAAAGTTTGACAAGAAACATTCAAATAAGATTGTTACTGAATTTTATCCAAGTATTTCAGAACAAGTAGTAGTTTTTCCGTTACTTGGAAAAGAATTGTCTGCAGACGAATATTCAGCTTTGCTTCCATGTGTTCAAGGAGCGTATGTTATTCAAAATCAACTTAACTATTCGTTAATTCAAGAAATTGTTCCTGAGACATTATTCAACAACATACAAGAAATCCATGTTTACTCATATAAAGACATCAAAAAAGAATAA